CAAGGATTAGATCTTTACGGAAGATAGCCCATGCCGAATTAATGAAATATTGCATTAATTATTAGTCCGCAAAATTTTAAGTAAATCAGCTTTAGAATTTGGATTGCTTTCCCTATGAGCAATTAAAGTACCTTTTTCTAAAAGTATGAATTCATTTGCATATGCCAAGCTATCAATTGGATCATGCGAGGAAAAAAATACAGTCCCTCCACTTTGAGATACTTGTTGTACGATAGATTTCACAACACTTTTGGCGTATAAATCTAATCCAGCGTCAGCCTCATCCATAAGCAATATTGATGGCTGGTGGAGTAGCGCTCTTGCAATTGCTACTCGTTTTTGCTGACCATTCGATAAATTGCGTACTGGTTGCTTGGATTTATCTTTTAATTCCAGATCCTCTAAAACTTGTAGAATTCGAGTTTTGTGGCCAGCTACGCCATACAAACGAGCAAAAAACGTTAAATTCTCTATCGGCGAAAGATCAGGATATAAGTAATTCATATGACCAATATAACCAATTTGAGACCGGCACCAAGATGGATACTTGTTGCTGTCTGCACCCATAATGCGGATTTGGCCCTTGTCAGGTTTAAGAGCAGTTGAAAATATTTTGAGTAGAGTGCTCTTTCCAGCACCATTGTGGCCAAATAGTGCAACTATTTGGCCACA
The nucleotide sequence above comes from Dehalococcoidia bacterium. Encoded proteins:
- the ccmA gene encoding heme ABC exporter ATP-binding protein CcmA, with product MVESTALQLQSISKSYGKNSALKSIDLTIHCGQIVALFGHNGAGKSTLLKIFSTALKPDKGQIRIMGADSNKYPSWCRSQIGYIGHMNYLYPDLSPIENLTFFARLYGVAGHKTRILQVLEDLELKDKSKQPVRNLSNGQQKRVAIARALLHQPSILLMDEADAGLDLYAKSVVKSIVQQVSQSGGTVFFSSHDPIDSLAYANEFILLEKGTLIAHRESNPNSKADLLKILRTNN